The genomic interval CTCGAAGAATTTGTTCAGCTTCTTGAGATTGTAAGCCCAATTGCGCCCAGAAAATATCGGCGTCAGTTTCAATGAAGTCACGAGCAACATCCGCCAAAAACTCACTTCGACGAAAGATATCAACGATATCAATGTGAAAAGGAACTTCTTTGATAGAAGGGTAGACTTTTTCACCTAGTAATTCACGGCCAGCAAGTCTTGGATTGACTGGAATAACATGGTAGCCATTTTGTTGTAATCCTTGAGCAATTAAAAAAGATGAACGGTCTGTTTTATCGCTAATCCCAACGACAGCGATGGTTTTTGCATTTTTGAGATAATCAAACATTACCTCTTGTTCTGGATTTTCAAATTCGTACATTA from Lactococcus lactis carries:
- a CDS encoding CoA-binding protein, whose product is MYEFENPEQEVMFDYLKNAKTIAVVGISDKTDRSSFLIAQGLQQNGYHVIPVNPRLAGRELLGEKVYPSIKEVPFHIDIVDIFRRSEFLADVARDFIETDADIFWAQLGLQSQEAEQILREAGRNKIVMNHCIKIEYAYSGLGKK